CAGGTCCTCAACCTGCTGCACCCCCGCGGAGACACGCTGCTCGAGCGCATCATCCGCGAACGACCCGACGCTGGCCACGTCCCACTTCCTTCCCACGACCGCCGACGACATGCCCGCTAGCGCACGAATGCGCCGGCGTTCTGGGCCAGATCCAGCATCGGGCCCGGCAGGAGACCGAGCACGACCGTCGTGATCACGGCCAAGGCAATGACCACGGTAGTCGGCACGCCCGCGACGGCCACGGTCGGCCCGTCACCGACGGGTTCGGTAAAGAACATCAGCACGATGACACGGACGTAGAAGTAGGCCGCGATCGCGCTGCAGAGGACGCCGATGACGACCAGCACCCAGGCCCCGCCGCCCCACGCGGCGCTGAACACGGCCCACTTGCCGATGAAGCCGGCGGTGAGCGGGATGCCCGCGAACGACAGCATGAAGATCGCGAAGGAGCCTGCCAGGAACGGCGACTCCTTGCCCAGGCCCGCCCACTTCGACAAGTGGGTCGTCTCGCCGGCCGAGTCGCGCACGACCGTCACGATCGCGAACGCGCCGATCGTGGCCACGCCGTAGGCGAGCAGGTAGAACAGCACCGAGGACACCGACGTGATCGCCAGTCCCTCCTCCTGCCCCATGTACGCGCCCGAGAGGCCGACGGTGAGGAAGCCGGCGTGCGCGATCGAGGAGTACGCCAGCATGCGCTTGACGTCGGTCTGGCTGATCGCCACGACCGAGCCCACGATCATCGTCAGCACGGCGACGACCCACAGCACCGGGCGCCAGTCCCAGGAGGCACCGCCGAAGGCCACGAACAGCACGCGCATCATCGCGATGAACGCGGCCGCCTTGGTGGCCGCGGCCATGAAGGCCGTGACCGGCGTCGGGGCACCCTGGTAGACGTCGGGGGTCCAGCTGTGGAACGGCACGGTGCCGACCTTGAACAGCAGGCCCACCAGCAGCAGGCCGATGGCGGCCAGCAGGATCGGCGTCTCGTCGCTGCGGGCCGAGATCGCGGTGTCGATCTCGGTGAGGTTCAGGCTGCCGGCATACCCGTAGGCCAGCGCGGCTCCGTAGAGGAAGAACGCCGAGGCGAACGCGCCCAGCAGGAAGTACTTCATGGCCGCTTCCTGGCTGAGCAGGCGACGGCGACGGGCCACGCCGCACAGCACGTACAGCGGCAGGCTCAGGACCTCGAGGGCCACGAACATCGTGATCAGGTCGTTGGAGACCGAGAAGAGCATCATGCCCGCGAGCGCGAACACCGCGAGCGGGAAGACCTCGGTGTGCTCCAGGCGTGCCGTCGTGGCCTCCGCCTCGCCGGGCGAGCCGGGGGCGTCGGCCGCGCGACCGATGAAGTCGCTGAGACCGCGCTCGTGGGAGCGCTCGGCGAACATGAGGAACGACAGGACCGCGAACAGCAGCAGGAGCGCCCACGTCAGGACGCCGGGACCGTCGACCGCGACAGCACCCTCCGCCCCAGTGCCGCCGAGGGCGGGCCAGCGGGCCTCGGGGACCTCCTCGAGTCCGAGGTAGACCCACACCGTGAGGCCGAGGGCGACCAGCGAGCCGAGGACCGCCACGACGGCCTGCGTGATGAATCGCGCGCGCCGGGGCACGGCGACCTCGATGACCAGGCCGATCATCGCGAGCGCGCCGACCGCGATGAGCGGCGACAGTTGACCGTAGTCCAGATCGGCCGCGGGGATGTCGGGCCCGGCGGTGGCCAGGACGGAGGAGACTGCGCCGATCATTCGTGGGCTCCTTCCGTCTGGTCTGCGAGGTCGATGGGCGCGCGCTGCGGCGGGTCGCCGACCCCCACGGTGACCACGGTGGGCTCGACGGCCGGGTCGATCACCGCCAGCAGCGGCTGCGGCACGAAGCCGAGCCCGATGATCAGCACGAGGGCGGGGGTCAGCGAGCCGACCTCACGACGCGTCAGGTCGGTGAACCCGGCGGTGCCCTCGTTCAGCGGGCCGGTCATGGTGCGCTGGTACATCAGCAGGATGTAGACGGCGGCCAGGACGATGCCCAGGGTCGCGGCGGTGGCGATCGGGATCGAGCGCGTGAACGTGCCCGCGAGCACGAGGAACTCCGAGACGAACGGCGCCAGGCCCGGCAGCGAGAGGCTGGACAGGCCGCCGACGAGCAGGACGCCCGACAGCACCGGCGCGACCTTCTGCACGCCACCGAAGTCGCTGATGCGGGCCGAGCCGCGGCGCGAGATCATCATGCCCGCGACGAGGAACAGCACGGCCGTGGAGAGGCCGTGGTTGAACATGTAGAGCACCGAGCCCGTCATCGACACCGTCGTGAAGGCGAAGATGCCCATGATGATGAAGCCGAAGTGCGAGACCGAGGTCAGCGCGATGAGGCGGCGCAGGTCGTCCTGGCCGATCGCGAGCAGCGCCCCGTAGAGGATGCTGATGACGGCGAGGACGAGCACGACCGGGCTGGCCCACTCCGAGGCGCCGGGGAACAGCTCCAGGCACCAGCGGATCATGCCGAACGTGCCGATCTTGTCGATCACGCTCACCATCAGCACCGAGGTCCCGGTCGTCGCCGAGCCGGCCGCGTCGGGGAGCCACGTGTGCAGCGGCCACAGGGGTGCCTTGATCGCGAAGGCGATGAAGAAGCCCAGGAACAGCAGCCGCTCGGTGGACTGCGACATCTCCAGGTTCATCAGGTCGGCGTGCAGGAACGAGGGGCCGCCCTGCTGCGTGGACAGCACGTACAGGCCGACGACCGACGCCAGCATGAGCAGGCCGCCGACCAGGTTGTAGACCAGGAACTTGACCGCCGCGTAGCTGCGCTGGCCGGTGCCGTGGCCGCCGATCAGGAAGTAGATCGGGATCAGCGTGGCCTCGAACAGGACGTAGAACGTGAAGACATCGGTGGCGGCGAACACGCCGATCGCGAGGGCCTCGAGCACGAGCATCAGCGCGAAGTAGGAGTTCGTCCCCGCGGGGTCGTGCTCCTTGTCGCGCCACGACGCGGCCAGGACGATCGGGACCAGCACCGTGGTCAGGAAGATCATCGTGAGGCCGATGCCGTTGACGCCGAGCGCCCAGTGGGCCCCGATCGCCCCGATCCACTCGTAGTCCTCGGTCAGCTGGTAGCCGCCGCTCTCGATGTCGAAGCGGCTCAGCAGCGCGAGCGACATGACGAGGGTCAGGATCGACACGCCGAACGCGACGTACCGCGGCAGCAGGCCGTCGGCCGACCGCGGCAGGAGCGCGACCACGAT
This genomic interval from Aeromicrobium choanae contains the following:
- the nuoN gene encoding NADH-quinone oxidoreductase subunit NuoN; translated protein: MIGAVSSVLATAGPDIPAADLDYGQLSPLIAVGALAMIGLVIEVAVPRRARFITQAVVAVLGSLVALGLTVWVYLGLEEVPEARWPALGGTGAEGAVAVDGPGVLTWALLLLFAVLSFLMFAERSHERGLSDFIGRAADAPGSPGEAEATTARLEHTEVFPLAVFALAGMMLFSVSNDLITMFVALEVLSLPLYVLCGVARRRRLLSQEAAMKYFLLGAFASAFFLYGAALAYGYAGSLNLTEIDTAISARSDETPILLAAIGLLLVGLLFKVGTVPFHSWTPDVYQGAPTPVTAFMAAATKAAAFIAMMRVLFVAFGGASWDWRPVLWVVAVLTMIVGSVVAISQTDVKRMLAYSSIAHAGFLTVGLSGAYMGQEEGLAITSVSSVLFYLLAYGVATIGAFAIVTVVRDSAGETTHLSKWAGLGKESPFLAGSFAIFMLSFAGIPLTAGFIGKWAVFSAAWGGGAWVLVVIGVLCSAIAAYFYVRVIVLMFFTEPVGDGPTVAVAGVPTTVVIALAVITTVVLGLLPGPMLDLAQNAGAFVR
- a CDS encoding NADH-quinone oxidoreductase subunit M codes for the protein MLSLLIAVPLLGSIVVALLPRSADGLLPRYVAFGVSILTLVMSLALLSRFDIESGGYQLTEDYEWIGAIGAHWALGVNGIGLTMIFLTTVLVPIVLAASWRDKEHDPAGTNSYFALMLVLEALAIGVFAATDVFTFYVLFEATLIPIYFLIGGHGTGQRSYAAVKFLVYNLVGGLLMLASVVGLYVLSTQQGGPSFLHADLMNLEMSQSTERLLFLGFFIAFAIKAPLWPLHTWLPDAAGSATTGTSVLMVSVIDKIGTFGMIRWCLELFPGASEWASPVVLVLAVISILYGALLAIGQDDLRRLIALTSVSHFGFIIMGIFAFTTVSMTGSVLYMFNHGLSTAVLFLVAGMMISRRGSARISDFGGVQKVAPVLSGVLLVGGLSSLSLPGLAPFVSEFLVLAGTFTRSIPIATAATLGIVLAAVYILLMYQRTMTGPLNEGTAGFTDLTRREVGSLTPALVLIIGLGFVPQPLLAVIDPAVEPTVVTVGVGDPPQRAPIDLADQTEGAHE